Proteins from one Piscinibacter lacus genomic window:
- a CDS encoding helix-turn-helix transcriptional regulator produces the protein MSFNDPLMTKTDVADLMRCCERTLERRVRAGDFPPSVRFGKESLWFQSVVHDWLQRQRAQQQQWLASTQADAGSTAAAQPAPTPALDPKPKADTAQEGPRKSRAKPRPSHLTSRSFFSKQELEAGRA, from the coding sequence GTGAGCTTCAACGACCCCCTGATGACCAAGACCGACGTCGCCGACCTGATGCGTTGCTGCGAACGCACCCTGGAGCGGCGCGTGCGCGCCGGGGACTTCCCGCCGTCCGTCAGGTTCGGCAAGGAGTCGCTGTGGTTCCAGTCGGTGGTCCACGATTGGCTGCAGCGCCAACGCGCCCAGCAGCAGCAATGGCTGGCCTCGACCCAGGCGGACGCCGGCTCGACCGCCGCCGCTCAGCCCGCCCCCACCCCGGCCCTGGACCCCAAACCCAAGGCCGACACGGCTCAGGAAGGCCCTCGGAAGAGCCGGGCCAAGCCGCGGCCGAGCCACCTGACCTCGAGGTCGTTCTTCTCCAAGCAAGAGCTGGAGGCCGGTCGGGCCTGA
- a CDS encoding ATP-binding protein, producing the protein MRLRRLQLLRYGKFTDTEVDLPRAEHDFHFIVGPNEAGKSTLRGAIGDLLFGLPLRSGPMAFLHPQPDLRLGATVEHGQQALDFFRIKANKATLRDAADAPLADDALSPFMDAADRDFFEQMFGLDHGQLVKGGESILDASEEVSQVLFQSAAGIDSLGKVRDALTAEADKLWAPRAAASRTYYAASSRWEDASRNVKQLAVRTKVWTEARAALTDVESRIEAANARRTDLQAVRGRLERIRRLAPSVHALNETTAALAQLGDVLELPADAGKQLSEGMAALSRAETVAEQRASDVTRLAAQCEGLVFDGGLLAHKEGIEVLQAFSQRVQDHYDDLDVQQRAHDQLLALAQADAAELGWPADETALRATLPHPLVVREVQRLVTAHGECVQSLRSAQQAVKDKRAERADAEAELQRLAPDEVSPALRAALSAAQASRNTAATQSRLDLGVAAAERALDAALAALGPRAGDVASLQRMAAPAAARLSGLVAERQRLVSARDAAAEREAEAKAALDTAQLAVGQFEAAGHVVTGTEVRDARVDRDKAWSSIRDGAVALALGAPALDAAMALADELVDTQLGSVNEAARLQSLRQQAERLGLALAQSQSSLARKAQELGQFDQQWADEVDALGLAGLAPGAAQDWFAKRETALSAASSLDDKRAERDQEKRASDAVGSALRTALASAGVSLADGASLLALVEQAEAHVARMDAAVTRRELLAQRLQAAASVVRDLEAAAADAEAAHTTWQTSWATALAAAGLTAYVKSVDDAEQAQLLVERVRANLTQSAATKRDRIDTMRADLARFEAMAQALVTRLGQGELASATARDVVRALVPSLREAEAAQQRRAAAQDALQAARENLLQAQQEVQRVHASVGPLLAAAGVETLAAAIPLVECSDRRRQLLAEAHNTRTNLAKDAEGLTLDAVLAEVQSCDLAKLPVDLAGANESLETLQAEHVRLAEERLAAQQALDAIDGRTDAASAESQRQEALADMVEASERYLKVATAVRLLGWAIDRYRDEKQGPMLARAGSIFRQLTLGRYTKLFVDYDKTPVSLSAHHADGRQVEVSGLSEGTRDQLYLALRLAALELHLQKAKPLPFIADDLFINFDDERSTAGLEALRELSTRTQVLFLSHHDHLLPRVKSVFGDGVNVVKLQR; encoded by the coding sequence ATGCGCCTGCGACGACTCCAGCTCCTGCGCTACGGCAAGTTCACCGACACCGAGGTCGACCTGCCGCGCGCGGAACACGACTTCCACTTCATCGTCGGCCCCAACGAGGCCGGCAAGTCCACGCTGCGCGGCGCCATTGGCGACCTGCTCTTTGGGCTGCCGCTTCGCTCGGGGCCCATGGCGTTCCTGCATCCGCAACCGGACCTGCGTCTGGGGGCGACAGTCGAGCACGGGCAGCAGGCGTTGGACTTCTTCCGCATCAAGGCCAACAAGGCAACCTTGCGCGACGCCGCAGATGCCCCACTGGCCGACGACGCGTTGTCGCCGTTCATGGACGCGGCCGACCGCGACTTCTTCGAGCAGATGTTCGGGCTCGACCATGGCCAGTTGGTCAAGGGGGGCGAGAGCATCCTGGATGCGTCCGAGGAAGTCAGCCAGGTGCTGTTCCAGTCCGCCGCGGGCATCGACAGCCTGGGCAAGGTGCGCGACGCACTGACCGCCGAGGCCGACAAACTCTGGGCGCCGCGGGCGGCGGCCTCTCGCACGTATTACGCCGCCAGCAGCCGCTGGGAGGATGCCAGCCGCAACGTCAAGCAGCTGGCCGTCAGAACCAAGGTCTGGACCGAGGCGCGCGCCGCGCTAACGGATGTCGAGTCCCGCATCGAGGCCGCCAACGCGCGGCGCACAGACCTGCAGGCCGTTCGCGGCCGGCTGGAGCGGATTCGTCGACTGGCGCCTAGCGTTCACGCGCTCAACGAGACCACGGCCGCGCTGGCGCAACTCGGCGATGTGTTGGAGCTGCCCGCCGATGCCGGCAAGCAGTTGAGCGAGGGCATGGCGGCGCTGTCACGCGCGGAGACGGTGGCCGAGCAGCGTGCCAGCGATGTGACGCGATTGGCGGCCCAGTGCGAGGGCCTGGTCTTTGACGGCGGATTGCTGGCGCACAAGGAAGGCATCGAAGTACTGCAGGCGTTCTCTCAACGCGTGCAGGACCACTACGACGACCTCGATGTGCAGCAGCGGGCCCACGACCAGCTCCTGGCGTTGGCCCAGGCGGATGCCGCTGAGCTGGGATGGCCCGCCGACGAGACGGCCTTGCGCGCCACGCTGCCGCACCCGCTGGTGGTTCGCGAGGTGCAGCGGCTGGTGACGGCGCACGGCGAGTGCGTGCAGTCGCTGCGCAGCGCGCAGCAGGCGGTCAAGGACAAACGCGCCGAGAGGGCCGACGCGGAGGCAGAGCTCCAGCGGCTTGCACCGGACGAAGTGTCGCCCGCGCTGCGCGCAGCGCTGTCAGCCGCGCAGGCCTCCCGGAATACGGCCGCGACGCAATCTCGTCTTGACCTGGGGGTGGCCGCTGCCGAGCGCGCACTGGACGCCGCCTTGGCGGCTCTGGGTCCGCGTGCCGGCGATGTCGCCTCGTTGCAGCGGATGGCAGCGCCGGCGGCTGCACGCCTGTCCGGCCTGGTGGCCGAGCGGCAGCGATTGGTGTCGGCGCGCGATGCCGCCGCCGAGCGAGAGGCCGAAGCGAAGGCTGCGCTCGACACCGCGCAATTGGCTGTGGGGCAGTTTGAGGCGGCGGGGCATGTCGTGACCGGGACAGAGGTCCGTGACGCGCGTGTGGACCGCGACAAGGCCTGGTCGTCCATCAGGGATGGCGCCGTGGCGCTGGCCCTCGGCGCGCCAGCCCTTGACGCCGCCATGGCCCTGGCAGATGAACTGGTCGACACCCAGCTGGGCTCGGTCAACGAGGCTGCGCGGCTTCAAAGCCTGCGTCAGCAGGCGGAACGTCTGGGGCTGGCGCTGGCACAAAGCCAGTCGTCCTTGGCACGCAAGGCGCAGGAGCTCGGGCAGTTCGACCAGCAGTGGGCCGATGAGGTGGACGCACTGGGGCTGGCAGGCCTGGCCCCGGGCGCGGCACAAGATTGGTTCGCCAAGCGGGAGACAGCCCTGTCCGCCGCCTCATCGCTGGACGACAAGCGCGCCGAACGCGACCAGGAGAAGCGGGCTTCTGACGCTGTCGGCAGTGCCTTGAGGACGGCCTTGGCGTCGGCAGGCGTGAGCCTGGCCGATGGCGCGTCGCTGTTGGCCTTGGTGGAGCAGGCGGAAGCGCATGTCGCCAGGATGGATGCAGCCGTCACGCGCCGGGAGCTTCTGGCGCAGCGGCTTCAGGCCGCCGCCAGCGTGGTGCGGGACCTGGAGGCCGCGGCTGCAGACGCTGAAGCAGCGCACACGACATGGCAGACATCCTGGGCCACCGCGCTGGCGGCGGCAGGCCTGACGGCCTACGTGAAGTCTGTCGACGATGCCGAGCAGGCCCAGCTGTTGGTGGAGCGGGTGCGAGCCAACCTGACGCAATCTGCCGCCACCAAGCGGGACCGCATCGACACCATGCGCGCGGACCTGGCCAGGTTCGAGGCCATGGCGCAGGCGCTGGTGACGCGACTTGGCCAGGGCGAGCTGGCCAGCGCGACGGCGCGGGACGTGGTGCGGGCGCTGGTTCCGTCACTGCGCGAGGCCGAAGCCGCCCAGCAACGCCGCGCGGCGGCACAGGACGCGTTGCAGGCGGCACGTGAGAACCTGCTTCAGGCACAGCAAGAAGTGCAACGCGTGCATGCGAGCGTCGGGCCGCTGCTGGCCGCTGCCGGTGTCGAGACATTGGCGGCGGCGATACCGCTGGTCGAGTGCTCCGACCGACGCCGTCAACTCTTGGCCGAGGCGCACAACACACGGACCAACCTGGCCAAGGACGCCGAAGGTTTGACGCTGGATGCCGTGCTGGCGGAGGTCCAAAGCTGCGACCTGGCTAAGTTGCCGGTGGACCTGGCGGGCGCCAACGAATCACTGGAGACCCTGCAGGCCGAGCATGTCCGGTTGGCGGAAGAGCGCCTCGCCGCGCAGCAGGCACTGGATGCCATCGACGGGCGCACCGACGCGGCATCCGCGGAATCGCAGCGGCAAGAGGCCTTGGCCGACATGGTGGAGGCGTCGGAGCGCTACCTGAAGGTCGCCACAGCCGTGCGGCTGCTGGGATGGGCCATCGACCGTTACCGGGACGAGAAGCAAGGCCCGATGCTCGCGCGTGCTGGCAGCATCTTCAGGCAACTGACCCTCGGCCGGTACACCAAGCTGTTCGTCGACTACGACAAGACGCCGGTGAGCCTGTCAGCGCATCATGCCGATGGGCGGCAGGTCGAGGTGTCCGGGTTGAGCGAAGGCACCCGCGACCAGCTCTACCTCGCCCTCCGGTTGGCGGCACTTGAGTTGCACCTGCAGAAGGCCAAACCGCTGCCGTTCATCGCCGATGACCTGTTCATCAACTTCGACGACGAGCGGTCCACCGCGGGGCTGGAGGCCTTGCGCGAGCTGTCCACGCGTACCCAGGTGCTTTTCCTGAGCCATCACGACCACCTCTTGCCGCGGGTGAAGTCGGTCTTCGGCGATGGTGTCAATGTCGTGAAGCTGCAGCGATGA
- a CDS encoding site-specific integrase — MRRPFQIAGRKGWKGEYKFADGSVRRETFPTEDEVVAWLKEQKKLDEAEQGPLFGGPSRMTLGRFLGEYAARYSIAKDGYKSEIDRINHYVTAVGLPRLAVVIEDNGNRSLVTVPAAKSVPKAFRRHMDARMAKRAKTYELIRKLANKPVSKVGTEDIRGLVTTGTTEGWGDSTIQKEVALLKTAFNSAIREWRWTGFVNPCVGIKLGKSNKRFIVVTDAQMNRIVEALSQCDNPQFWPLVDMAIHSTLRLHSLLSLRWSQTDLETCRARVWAKGKWMDAQLPPRAVAILQSLPRGTSDNVFTMTENAIDMAWDGVRQKAGLPQLRFADLRHVGATAYAKAGIGAHALKELLLHTTTRMAEVYVNLANSDIVKALNVLDEKLRELTPMPATVHPHGKQKHARARKPAAGANVFHLVKDGERLVAKRVGSQGSASKVASAATDADDALERRA; from the coding sequence GTGAGGCGCCCGTTCCAAATCGCCGGCCGCAAGGGCTGGAAGGGCGAATACAAGTTCGCCGACGGCAGCGTGCGCCGCGAGACCTTCCCGACCGAAGACGAGGTCGTGGCGTGGCTCAAGGAGCAGAAGAAGCTCGATGAAGCCGAGCAAGGCCCGCTGTTCGGCGGGCCCTCGCGCATGACCCTCGGTCGGTTCCTGGGTGAGTACGCCGCGCGCTACTCGATTGCCAAGGACGGCTACAAGTCCGAAATCGACCGCATCAACCACTACGTGACAGCGGTCGGACTGCCGCGCCTGGCGGTCGTCATCGAGGACAACGGCAACCGCAGTCTGGTCACGGTGCCGGCCGCCAAGTCCGTGCCCAAGGCGTTTCGCAGACACATGGACGCGCGCATGGCCAAGCGTGCCAAGACCTACGAGCTCATCCGCAAGCTGGCCAACAAGCCAGTGTCGAAGGTCGGCACCGAAGACATCCGCGGACTCGTCACCACGGGCACCACCGAGGGGTGGGGCGACAGCACCATCCAGAAGGAAGTCGCGCTGCTCAAGACCGCCTTCAACAGCGCCATCCGGGAGTGGCGCTGGACAGGCTTCGTGAACCCCTGCGTGGGCATCAAGCTGGGCAAGTCGAACAAGCGCTTCATCGTCGTCACCGACGCGCAGATGAATCGCATCGTCGAGGCGCTCTCGCAGTGCGACAACCCGCAGTTCTGGCCGCTGGTGGACATGGCGATTCACAGCACGCTGCGGCTGCACTCGCTGCTGTCACTGCGCTGGAGCCAGACCGACCTGGAAACCTGCCGGGCCCGGGTCTGGGCCAAGGGCAAGTGGATGGATGCGCAGCTGCCGCCGCGCGCCGTGGCCATCCTGCAATCCCTGCCGCGCGGTACCTCGGACAACGTCTTCACCATGACCGAGAACGCCATCGACATGGCGTGGGACGGTGTCCGCCAGAAAGCCGGGCTGCCCCAGCTCCGATTCGCCGACCTCCGTCACGTGGGCGCCACCGCCTATGCCAAGGCCGGCATCGGCGCGCACGCGTTGAAGGAACTGCTGCTGCACACGACGACCCGCATGGCGGAGGTCTACGTGAATCTGGCCAACTCCGACATCGTCAAGGCGCTGAACGTGCTCGACGAGAAGCTGCGCGAGCTGACGCCGATGCCGGCCACCGTGCACCCGCACGGCAAGCAAAAGCATGCCCGCGCGCGCAAGCCCGCTGCGGGCGCTAACGTGTTCCATCTCGTCAAGGACGGGGAAAGACTCGTGGCCAAGCGCGTGGGGAGCCAGGGGTCGGCATCGAAGGTGGCCAGCGCCGCCACGGACGCCGACGACGCCCTGGAACGACGCGCCTGA
- a CDS encoding TonB-dependent siderophore receptor, with translation MAHHLIHPSTAAPARAPHWRLILAGLWPLCAALPVWSADQAASLDTVRVQGRADAAQVEIGGFAGTLARELPMQTTVLGEGQRLDIGGVSLADFARLDASVGGAYNATGYWSNLTVRGFSLDLRSNLRRDGLPISGETALPLDNKARLELLKGASGIQAGVSAPGGLVNFIVKRPDTELRSALVEIKGDGNLLAAVDLSSRFGEDRAFGLRLNVAAERLRPRLDDAEGQRRLLALAGDWRIAPGSLLEAEFELSQQRQPSQPGFSLLGDRVPDARDIDPTINLNNQAWVRPIDFEGLTGSLRWTQALAGGWRFVAHGGSQRLKTDDYTAFPYGCGAEGNFDRYCSDGSFDYYDFRSENERRRQHALDLGLHGSLQTGPISHRLSAGLLFNRSRADFEGQAFNYVGIGTINGQTEVPADPTLTDDNTNRRERSREFYLRDQIQLAPGFQLWLGLRHTRLERESISTSGTRATAYEDDFTTPWIAASWTPAPGHSLYASWGRGVESDVTPNRPRYQRRGEAVGPLESRQTEIGWRGGRDALQGGLALFRIDRPVFADLGPCEDSSPGSCSRQADGEAVHQGVEASLDTRLGPWTLGLAATWIHARREGSAQAGLNGSRPVNVPARSLRADLQYRFSSLPGLRAYGLLSADSDRVLIPGDDKLRIPGWARLDLGASYEQRLPGGQRLIWRAGIDNLANRRAWQEGPYQFGHVYLYPLPARSVRASLQLDL, from the coding sequence ATGGCTCATCACCTGATACACCCTTCCACCGCCGCCCCGGCGCGGGCGCCGCACTGGCGCCTGATCCTTGCCGGACTGTGGCCGCTGTGCGCGGCCCTGCCCGTCTGGTCGGCCGATCAAGCGGCCTCGCTCGACACCGTCCGGGTCCAAGGCCGGGCCGATGCCGCCCAGGTCGAGATCGGCGGCTTCGCCGGCACGCTGGCCCGCGAGCTGCCCATGCAGACGACCGTCCTCGGTGAAGGCCAGCGCCTGGACATCGGCGGCGTCAGCCTGGCCGACTTCGCGCGGCTCGATGCCAGCGTCGGCGGCGCCTACAACGCCACCGGCTACTGGAGCAACCTCACCGTGCGCGGCTTCAGCCTGGACCTGCGCAGCAACCTGCGCCGCGACGGCTTGCCCATCAGCGGCGAGACCGCGCTGCCGCTGGACAACAAGGCCCGGCTTGAACTGCTCAAGGGCGCCAGCGGCATCCAGGCCGGCGTCAGCGCGCCGGGCGGCTTGGTCAATTTCATCGTCAAGCGGCCAGACACCGAGCTGCGCAGCGCCCTGGTCGAGATCAAGGGCGACGGCAACCTGCTGGCCGCCGTCGACCTTTCGAGCCGCTTCGGCGAAGACCGGGCCTTCGGCCTGCGCCTGAACGTGGCGGCGGAACGCCTGCGCCCGCGGCTGGACGATGCCGAAGGCCAGCGCCGCCTGCTGGCCCTGGCCGGCGACTGGCGCATCGCACCCGGCAGCCTGCTGGAAGCCGAATTCGAGCTGAGCCAGCAGCGCCAGCCCAGCCAGCCCGGCTTCAGCCTGCTGGGCGACCGGGTGCCCGATGCGCGCGACATCGACCCGACGATCAACCTGAACAACCAGGCCTGGGTGCGCCCCATCGACTTCGAGGGCCTCACGGGCAGCCTGCGCTGGACCCAGGCCCTGGCCGGCGGCTGGCGCTTCGTCGCCCACGGCGGCAGCCAGCGCCTGAAGACCGACGACTACACCGCCTTCCCTTACGGCTGCGGCGCCGAAGGCAATTTCGACCGCTATTGCAGCGACGGCAGCTTCGACTACTACGACTTCCGCAGCGAGAACGAGCGTCGCCGCCAGCACGCCCTGGACCTGGGCCTGCACGGCAGCCTGCAAACCGGCCCCATCAGCCACCGCCTGTCCGCCGGCTTGCTGTTCAACCGCAGCCGGGCCGACTTCGAAGGCCAGGCCTTCAACTACGTCGGCATCGGCACGATTAATGGCCAGACCGAGGTCCCAGCCGACCCCACCCTGACCGACGACAACACCAATCGACGCGAACGGAGCCGCGAGTTCTACCTGCGCGACCAGATCCAGCTCGCACCCGGCTTCCAGCTCTGGCTGGGCCTGCGCCACACCCGGCTGGAACGCGAAAGCATCAGCACCTCCGGCACCCGCGCCACAGCCTACGAAGACGACTTCACCACGCCCTGGATCGCTGCGAGCTGGACCCCGGCCCCCGGCCACAGCCTCTATGCAAGCTGGGGTCGCGGCGTCGAATCCGACGTCACCCCCAACCGCCCGCGCTACCAGCGCCGCGGCGAAGCCGTCGGCCCGCTGGAAAGCCGCCAGACCGAGATCGGCTGGCGTGGCGGCCGCGATGCGCTGCAGGGCGGCCTGGCCCTCTTCCGCATCGACCGGCCCGTCTTCGCCGACCTCGGCCCCTGCGAGGACAGCAGCCCCGGAAGTTGCAGCCGCCAGGCCGACGGCGAAGCCGTGCACCAAGGCGTGGAAGCCAGCCTCGACACCCGGCTCGGCCCCTGGACCCTGGGCCTGGCTGCCACCTGGATCCACGCCCGCCGCGAAGGCAGCGCCCAGGCCGGCCTGAACGGCAGCCGCCCCGTCAACGTGCCCGCCCGCAGCCTGCGCGCCGACCTGCAGTACCGCTTCAGCAGCCTGCCCGGCCTGCGCGCCTACGGCCTGCTCAGCGCGGACAGCGATCGCGTGCTCATCCCCGGCGACGACAAGCTGCGCATCCCCGGCTGGGCGCGCCTCGACCTCGGCGCCAGCTACGAGCAACGGCTGCCCGGCGGCCAGCGCCTGATCTGGCGTGCCGGCATCGACAACCTCGCCAACCGCCGCGCCTGGCAGGAAGGCCCCTACCAGTTCGGCCACGTCTACCTCTACCCCCTGCCCGCCCGTAGCGTGCGTGCATCACTGCAGCTGGACTTGTGA
- a CDS encoding UvrD-helicase domain-containing protein: MSLKPKVALSQDFLLQLSKLPSSVHSKVMKWAIQFQSDPTSPGINYEYINGARDPNLKSVRLDRDWRGIVFKPNSGDVYVLLYVDHHDDAYRWAENRKLAINPVTGAMQMVIIESVAAVEAAPAQPTPAAKAVQAQTAEAQLPLFGGLEDRELLSLGVPEEMLAEVRHLTSEPELDALQGRLPVEGYEGLFLVAAGDTVSQVLNARETRVDRKVDTSDFAAALATPESQSRFVIVDDDEAMLAIMNAPLAQWRVFLHPTQHKLASGDRSGPVRVLGGAGTGKTVLAMHRARWLADNRTLDGKKVLFTTFTKNLASDIEQNLRTLCGSATLAKLEVRNLDAWVHGFMRSRKLEHRIVYDRKQDAALQAWQAAMAVRDTTLDLPDNFYELELEQVVLAQGITTRDQYRTARRTGRESVLSRTKRDAVWPVFEEYRGQLSSRKLKEVDDAYREIAELLLAEDSHASAYSAIVIDETQDLGPQALKLLRAMIPAGANDLFFVGDGHQRIYSRHRAAMSKCGIDIRGRARKLYLNYRTTDEIRRQAVALLEGCEVDDLDDGHDETRRYKSLSHGPAPSVVTADGLEAAAVQVVAFIKAFRAAKGDADAPSVCVIASSEKNREALAKQVQSAGLTCLTITAQANHSDSRNVVHFATMHRAKGLEFDAVVVVAPESYFGTPDQTSSQRKLLYVALTRAKRSAALIRLN; encoded by the coding sequence GTGAGCCTCAAACCCAAAGTGGCTTTGTCGCAGGACTTCCTGCTGCAACTCTCGAAGCTCCCATCCAGCGTTCACTCCAAGGTGATGAAGTGGGCCATCCAGTTCCAGTCGGACCCGACCAGCCCCGGCATCAACTACGAGTACATCAACGGTGCCCGTGACCCGAACCTGAAGTCGGTGCGCCTCGACCGCGACTGGCGCGGCATCGTGTTCAAGCCCAACAGCGGGGACGTCTACGTGCTGCTGTACGTGGACCATCACGACGATGCCTACCGTTGGGCCGAGAACCGCAAGCTGGCCATCAACCCGGTGACGGGAGCGATGCAGATGGTCATCATCGAAAGCGTCGCTGCAGTCGAGGCAGCTCCCGCACAACCAACACCGGCGGCAAAGGCGGTCCAAGCGCAGACGGCTGAGGCGCAATTGCCGCTGTTTGGCGGACTTGAGGACCGCGAATTGCTGAGCCTGGGCGTGCCAGAGGAGATGTTGGCCGAGGTGCGGCACCTTACGTCAGAACCTGAATTGGACGCGCTGCAGGGCCGCCTGCCGGTGGAAGGCTACGAAGGGCTGTTCCTTGTCGCAGCGGGCGACACCGTCAGTCAGGTGCTGAATGCGCGCGAGACCCGGGTGGACCGTAAGGTCGACACGTCCGACTTCGCGGCGGCCCTGGCGACCCCGGAATCACAGTCACGCTTTGTCATCGTCGACGACGACGAGGCCATGCTGGCCATCATGAACGCGCCGCTGGCCCAGTGGCGCGTGTTTCTGCACCCGACCCAGCACAAGCTGGCCTCCGGCGACCGCAGTGGCCCGGTGCGGGTGCTGGGCGGTGCCGGCACAGGCAAGACGGTCCTTGCCATGCACCGTGCGCGATGGCTGGCCGACAACCGCACGCTGGATGGCAAGAAGGTGCTGTTCACGACCTTCACCAAGAACCTGGCGAGCGACATCGAGCAGAACCTGCGCACGCTGTGCGGCAGCGCCACCCTCGCCAAGCTGGAGGTGCGCAACCTGGACGCCTGGGTGCACGGCTTCATGCGCAGCCGCAAGCTGGAGCACCGCATCGTCTACGACCGCAAGCAGGACGCCGCCCTGCAGGCCTGGCAGGCCGCCATGGCGGTGCGCGACACCACGCTGGACCTGCCGGACAACTTCTATGAGTTGGAGCTTGAGCAGGTCGTGTTGGCCCAGGGCATCACGACACGCGACCAGTATCGAACGGCGCGCCGCACTGGCCGTGAGAGCGTGCTGAGCCGCACCAAGCGCGATGCCGTGTGGCCGGTATTCGAGGAGTACCGCGGCCAGCTTAGCTCACGAAAGCTCAAGGAGGTCGACGACGCCTATCGAGAGATTGCTGAACTGCTGCTTGCCGAGGACAGCCATGCCTCGGCGTACAGCGCCATCGTCATCGACGAGACGCAAGACCTGGGACCGCAGGCATTGAAGCTGCTTCGCGCCATGATTCCCGCAGGCGCCAACGACCTGTTCTTCGTCGGCGATGGTCACCAACGCATCTACAGCCGGCACCGCGCCGCGATGAGCAAGTGCGGCATCGACATCCGGGGACGAGCCCGCAAGCTTTACCTGAACTACCGGACAACCGACGAAATTCGCCGGCAGGCAGTGGCCCTGCTCGAGGGTTGCGAGGTTGACGACCTCGACGATGGCCACGACGAGACGCGGCGCTACAAATCGCTGTCGCATGGCCCGGCACCGAGTGTTGTCACAGCTGACGGCCTTGAGGCCGCCGCGGTTCAGGTCGTCGCCTTCATCAAGGCGTTTCGGGCAGCAAAAGGCGATGCCGACGCACCGTCAGTGTGCGTCATCGCTTCAAGCGAGAAGAACCGCGAGGCATTGGCCAAGCAGGTCCAGAGTGCCGGCCTCACGTGCCTGACCATCACGGCGCAGGCCAATCACTCGGACAGCCGCAACGTGGTGCACTTTGCGACCATGCATAGGGCTAAAGGGTTGGAATTCGATGCGGTCGTCGTTGTCGCCCCGGAGTCGTACTTCGGAACGCCTGACCAGACCAGTAGCCAGCGAAAGTTGCTGTACGTGGCTTTGACGCGAGCCAAGCGAAGCGCAGCATTGATTCGGTTGAACTGA
- a CDS encoding metallophosphoesterase family protein — translation MKFIHAADIHLDSPLNGLAAYPDAPAAQLRSATRDALTALVDKALEEEVDFLVIAGDLYDGTWRDYNTGIFFCKEMGRLRRAGIPAYVLFGNHDAESEMTRKLALPDNVKTFGANMPQTFDVPELGVALHGHSFKHKETTDNLAVHYPAPVAGRFNIGVLHTALEGNAAHATYAPCRIDELHARGYQYWALGHVHEFAQWTGATTIVFPGNLQGRNVRECGRRGAVLVTVDDEGHPEVERIFIDILRWEHLEVDASDCRSMAEVSLHIGRAFETVLATDPHVPRAVRVTVTGKTDAHGQLFGLEQQLRSQALAHIASLGNERLWLEKVCLRTSPHLDTSAIHQRMDAFSDLQAIVGAAITDPDFNQSLQTELMSFINKVPAEVQAHLPVLEQVRQGDLASLMDEVAPGLLAHLAHQANHAHQANQGQGE, via the coding sequence TTGAAGTTCATCCATGCGGCGGACATCCATCTGGACAGCCCGCTCAACGGCCTAGCTGCCTACCCGGACGCCCCGGCCGCGCAATTGCGCAGTGCCACGCGCGATGCGCTGACGGCCCTGGTCGACAAGGCCCTGGAAGAGGAGGTCGACTTCCTCGTCATCGCCGGCGACCTCTATGACGGCACCTGGCGGGACTACAACACCGGCATCTTCTTCTGCAAGGAGATGGGGCGCCTCAGGCGCGCGGGCATCCCGGCCTACGTGCTGTTCGGCAATCACGACGCCGAAAGCGAGATGACGCGCAAGTTGGCGCTGCCGGACAACGTCAAGACCTTCGGCGCCAACATGCCGCAGACCTTCGACGTGCCCGAGTTGGGCGTGGCCTTGCACGGGCACAGCTTCAAGCACAAGGAGACCACTGACAACCTGGCGGTGCACTATCCCGCGCCCGTGGCCGGACGCTTCAACATCGGGGTGCTGCACACCGCGCTGGAAGGCAACGCCGCCCATGCGACCTATGCCCCGTGCCGCATCGATGAGCTGCATGCGCGCGGCTATCAGTACTGGGCGCTGGGCCATGTGCACGAGTTTGCGCAGTGGACGGGCGCCACGACCATCGTGTTTCCCGGCAACCTGCAGGGCCGCAATGTGCGTGAGTGCGGCCGGCGAGGCGCCGTGCTGGTGACCGTCGACGACGAAGGCCATCCGGAGGTCGAACGCATCTTCATCGACATCCTGCGCTGGGAGCACCTGGAGGTGGATGCCAGCGACTGCCGCTCGATGGCCGAGGTGTCGCTGCACATCGGCCGGGCCTTCGAAACCGTGCTGGCCACCGACCCCCACGTGCCGCGCGCCGTGCGCGTGACGGTCACGGGAAAGACCGACGCCCATGGCCAGCTGTTCGGCCTCGAGCAGCAACTGCGCAGCCAGGCATTGGCCCACATTGCCAGCCTGGGCAATGAGCGCCTGTGGCTGGAGAAGGTCTGCCTTCGAACGTCGCCACACCTGGACACCAGCGCTATCCACCAGCGCATGGACGCGTTCTCGGACCTGCAAGCCATCGTCGGCGCGGCCATCACCGACCCGGATTTCAACCAGAGCCTGCAGACCGAGCTGATGTCCTTCATCAACAAGGTGCCGGCCGAGGTGCAGGCGCACCTGCCGGTGCTCGAGCAGGTTCGTCAGGGCGACCTTGCGAGCCTGATGGATGAGGTGGCGCCTGGCCTGCTGGCGCACTTGGCGCATCAGGCAAATCACGCACACCAGGCGAATCAGGGGCAGGGGGAGTAA